TGAAAAAGCGCCCACTGAGCTTGCTGCGTCCGGTGGCGATCGGGCGATCAACCCAGCGTCTACCAAGCCGGATGATCTGCCGATCGAGCTAGAACTGCCGGAGCCCTCTCCCCAGGTCTCCTTAGCCCCGTCATCCGCGAGCCCAGCTTCCCCAGATATGGGCGCGGCTCCGCTGCCCGATGAACCGGCTCCTGTGGCACGAGAGACAGCACCGCCGGTGGAAATTGTGCCGTCTCCCGTGGAAACAGCACCTAGCCAACCGAACGAAGCCCCCTATATTGCGCCCGATGCCATCATTTTTTCTGAGCGCTCTTCTGGCTGCGAACAAGCAGTGAAGTGGGGCAAGACCGCCGGAAGTGTCTGTGGTGGGGCGAATGTGGCCTCTGGCTCCCAAGGTGCTGGGCGATCGACCAGCGGAAAGGCCGCGATCGGTGCCCAGGGGCCCGCGACCTACGCCGTCGCCACGCCGGAAACCATGAGTGCGGCTCCAGTCCGGTTAGGCCCTGTCAGCTTTGGAAGTGCTGGGGTGCAGTTTACCCCCCCTTCGCTGAAACCCTACTTCAACTCCGCCATCAAGCTATCCAAGCTAACGCCCATTCGCAACTTGGGCTTAATTTTTCCCCTAGCCATCCCCGCAGAAATTACTTCAATTTTCGGCTGGCGCATCCACCCCATCACGGGGGATCAGCGGATGCATACTGGAACTGATATTGGTGCCCCCATGGGAACTCCGGTGTTGGCTGCTTTGACCGGACGGGTTCTGCTAGCAGACTTGCTGGGTGGCTATGGCTTAACCGTGGCCTTGGAACATAACAACGGCACCCAACAAACCCTATACGCTCACCTGTCGGAACTCTTCGTGAAGCCGGGTGAGGTGATTCAAAAGGGCACGGTGATTGGGCTTGTGGGCAGTACCGGAAATTCCACCGGGCCGCACTTGCACTTTGAACTGCGGCAACAAACGGAAGATGGCTCTTGGGTAGCGCAGGATGCAGGGCAGGAATTGGAGTTTGCCATGGCTAGTTTGGTGAAGTCTCTGCAAATTGCCCAGCAACCTCAAAAGATTGCCCAAGGCCAGCAGCCAGCAGTCTCCACCAACCTGCAACCCATTCAATCCAACCTGCCGGGTCCAGGAAGTCAGCCTGCCAAGCCCTAGTTTCTTCGGTGTAAGAGGCTGCTAGTCTGGTTCGATCGTTTCGCGATCGCTGAACAGCATTTCCCTGCGATCGTTTGATAGTCTGAAGCCCAGCAATCTACAATGAAGCAACATTGACAGCAATGTGCTAGTTCAGGATTGCTGGTTTTTGTATTGCTCAAATTGTGTCTGTCCTAGATTTCCCCTTTAATCTATGCCAATTTTTCAGGTCATTCTGATTCTCGCCTTGCTGATCTTTGTGCATGAGTTAGGCCACTTTTTGGCGGCACGGCTCCAAGGAATCTACGCCAACCGATTTTCGATCGGCTTTGGCCCGGTGCTCTGGAAATACCAAGGTAAACAGACAGAATATGCTCTCCGGGCCTTACCTTTGGGTGGTTTTGTGGGATTTCCTGACGATGATCCAGATAGTGACATTCCCCCCACAGATCCCAACCTGTTGCGTAATCGTCCCGTCTTCGATCGGGCGATCGTCATCAGTGCAGGGGTGATTGCCAATCTGATTTTTGCCTATGCCGTTTTAGTTGCTCAGGCAGGGACAGTCGGTATTCCAACACCGATTTTTAAACCAGGGGTGCTCCTGCCCAAAGTCGAACAGGCGTCTGTAGCCGAAAAAGCCGGACTGCAAGCGGGGGACGTTGTTCTAGCCATTAACGGCAAGCCCATTCCAGCAGCCAGTAACTCCCCCGATCGCCTGCGCCAAGCGATCGAAACCAGCCCTAATCAGGAATTGCAGTTACAGGTGCAGCGCAAGCAGGAAAATCTGACGATCGCCATTACACCGGAACTGGATCAAAAGAAAAAAGTCGGTCGGGTTGGGATTGGGCTGTTTCCCATGCTGGAAAAAGTGGAGATCAAAAAGCCCCGCAATCCGATCGAATCCTTGACCCTGGCCGCCGATGAATTTAATCGGATTACGACCCAAACGATCGCGGGCTTTGGTATGTTGGTCAGCAAGTTCAGTCAAGTGGCTGATCAAGTGGCAGGGCCGGTGGCGATCGTTCGTCAGGGTGCCCAGTTAGCCCAGGATGATCCGCGTCGGCTGTTTGGCTTCGCTGCCTTGATTAGCATTAACCTAGCGGTGATCAATATTCTGCCGTTGCCAGCGCTGGATGGGGGGCAATTGGTTTTTATTCTGTTTGAGGCGCTGTCCGGGAAACCTGTGCCCAAGCGGATTGAAGAGAGCTTTATGCAAACCGGATTGGTGTTGCTCCTCGGGCTTGGCGTATTTCTGATTATCCGAGATACCGCTAACTGGATCCAGCAGTAATCTTCGGATGAATCAATGGCTCGATCGTTGGGATGAAATCGGCGATCGGGCCATTGGTTTTTCTAGGGGACTTTTCCCGTTGGAGCTCTGATTCTCCTGGGGGAAATTCTCAAACATCTCTGTTCTGATTGCCATGAAAACGACCTACCATGCAAGCTGAAGCGACGCCTCCCACCCGTCGGACTCGTCTCCCGGCCAAAAAACAACGGGCCTTAGAAGTTTTGGTGCGTTTGAAACGGCTATATCTTGGGGCGACCTGTTCCTTAGATTTTGAAAATCCCTTGCAGCTTTTGGTTGCCACCATGCTGGCGGCGCAATGTACCGATGAACGGGTGAACAAAGTCACGCCTGCCTTGTTCCAGCGCTATCCCAACGCCCAAGCCTTTGCAGAAGCTGACCTAGACGAGTTGGAATCCCTCGTAAAATCGACGGGCTTCTACCGCAATAAGGCGAAAAATATTCGGGCAGCCTGCCAGATGATTCTGGAGCAGTTCGAAGGGGAGGTGCCTCGCACGATGGAAACCCTGACGCGTTTGCCGGGAGTGGCTCGCAAAACGGCCAATGTGGTGTCTGCGGTGGGGTATGGGGTGAATTTAGGCTTTACGGTAGATACCCATGTGACGCGCTTGAGCAATCGGTTAGGCTTCACTAAGCACCAGGATGCCGTCAAAATCGAGCGGGACTTAATGAAATTGTTTCCCCAGCCAGAATGGGAAAATACTTCGATCCATCTGATCTACCATGGTCGTGCCATTTGCGATGCCCGTAAGCCCCTGTGCGAAGCCTGCGAACTGGCGGATTTATGTCCTTCAGCGGGGAAGGTGAATCGCCAAAAGGAACTTGCAAAGCGCGGTAAGTAGAGGGTCAGTAGGGGGCGCGATCGGCTGGTTTGCTGGGCCTGGGGTTAACGCTGGAATTGAGACCCTGACTCACCCCTTTCTATCAAGATTGTTTGACAAATCGCAGGTTACAGATCGGGAATTGTTCGATATAATCAGAAACGCTGTATAAAACGGTTCAAAGGGTTTCATGGCTAAGAAAGGCATGATTGAGCGCGAAAAAAGGCGCGAAAAGCTGGTTGCCAAATATGCTGAAAAGCGGGCTGCGCTGAAGGCAGAATTTGAAAGCATCGAAGATCCCATGGAGAAGCTGGAAGTTCATCGTAAGATCCAGCAACTACCTCGCAACAGTGCCAAGATTCGTCTGCACAACCGTTGCTGGGCTACGGGTCGTCCCCACGCCTATTACCGTGACTTTGGGTTATCTCGTCACGTTCTCCGCGAAATGGCCCACCAAGGGCTGCTTCCTGGAGTCGTGAAGTCTAGCTGGTAGTTGACCACGCTAGTCTAGTTGGTTCGGGACTGTAATTAGGTTTGAAAAACTGAGTTTTAGGCAGAGAGTGATGTCGTTGCAAGTTAAGTCCTCTCTCGCTTAAAGCTCAATTTTTATGTCTACCTCAATTTTGATGCCTACTATTCGCAGGCAAGGTCAGTCCTGCTGTTCCACTGGCTGCCATCACAGCGACTCCTGCAAGTGACCCACACCACAGCAACTGCTACCACGCTACTACTGCCCGCAGCCAAATCACTGACTGTCCGACTGACTGCCCGACTGACTGCCCGACCGACTGCCCGACTGACTGTCCGACTGACTGCCCGACTTACTGCCCGCAGCACAAATCGCTAACGCCTAGGCTTTCCATGACTAATTCACTAACGGCATTGGCGACTGCAAAATTACCAAAGAAACTTTTAGAAAAATCAAAATTCTCTAATTCAGTCACCAGCGCGAGGGTTAGCGTAATCAAGTCGTTCTCGCCTTCCATCCGTTGCCGCACAAAGATTTGGGATGCCCGATAGGCAATCTCTGCATTGACGGCTTCTGGAATAAATTGTTCGTCTAACCAACGGTGAAGCTTTTGTCGCAGCCATTCGCCTTCCTGTTCGGGCTGAGTCGCTGTATGCAACGTTACCGAAGGAATGGGTTCGGCGTGGTCGGTATTTGTTTCCCAATAATTCATGGACGGTTATTCCTTTCAGGCGGCGGTATAGTGCCACCCATCCACAAGCAGAGAGCTAATCCAAACTATACACCAGCCAATCTGTGACTGTGGGGGAAATCGTTGGTTTGTAACGGGTTCGCAACGATCGAGCGGTTTAATGGAATCCGTTATTCTTTTGCTGGTTGTCCGGGTCTGTGCCTGTTGTTTCTGTACTTGTTGTCTTTCTGCATGATGTCCTGGTGCATGATGTACTGTGAAAGTAATCGTTTGAGCTGAACCCCTCGCTGAATCATGGAACTTGATGTGCCCTCGATCGTGCAAGCCTACGCAGAGGGCTACTTTTTGATGGCGGATGATGACCATCAGTTGGGCTGGTATGTCAGTCGGCAGCGGACGCTGATTCCTCTGGACGATCGCTTCCGTTATCCCAAATCCCTACGACGGGCACTGAATCAGAATCGCTTTGAAGTTGCTATCGATCGGGCCTTTATGGAGGTTGTGGAGGGCTGTGCCGATCGGGACACCACCTGGATTTCCGAAGAACTGAAACTGGTGTATTACAAATTGCACCAAGCGGGTTGGGCCCATAGTTTTGAGACCTGGCAGGGAGATCATCTGGCGGGGGGCATTTTGGGTATTGTGATTCGTGGGGCCTTTATTGGTGAATCGATGTTCTATCGCATTCCCGAAGGCTCAAAGGTGGCGATGGTCAAGCTGGTGGAGCATTTGCGCAATCGTCAGTTTGTCCTATTTGACGCCCAGATGACCAACCCCCATTTGGAACGCTTCGGTTCCTACATCATCAACGATCGGCAGTACCAAGTCCTCCTCAACCAAGCATTACAACAAAACTGCCAGTTTCTAGACGAGCCAGCTCCTAGATAAGGGCTAATCCACTTTTAATTCCGCTAATCCGCCCAAACAACTGGCTTGTCAATCGCTACCCCATCTACGATCGTGTGAATGGATTCATAGGACTTTTGAAGGACCTGCACCACGATCGTCACTAATGTGTTCGTTCCCGTATTGCGCCAACACCGCTCCCCTTCTGGTGCCACCCGTACCACGGAGCCGGACTGCACTGAAAAACACTCTCCATCTACCTGAAACTCTCCTTGTCCTTGGATAAACAGGTAAATCTCTTCACTCTGCTGATGCTTGTGATAGAAGGGCACTGCCCCACCAGGAGGCATCACATTCAGGGAAATTTCTGCTCCGGTCAGACCCAGTAATTCCTTCAGAAATAACTTCCCTTGCACCTTGAAGTTACGGGTTTTCAAATCAAACGTTGCCTGCTCCAAAGATTGCCACCGATCGAGCAGCAACGCTGAAAAATTCTCCCCTTGCAAGGTTTGGGCACTGTCTGGAAGCTGTTGCACAGGATTGGTCATCGTGTCTGCATGGGATGCATGGGTGTCGAAGGAAGAAGTCATTGGATTCACTTTTAAATTGCAATTTACAAGTTAGACTCTATCAACTTCGCTTGTATAATGCAAGTCATCAAGATAAATTCGAGTTGAACCCTTTCAATCCCGTTTCCATTGTGCCTGTACCTATGCCGCCTGAGCGTCGATCGGCCTGTCCTATTGCTTGTGCCTTGGATCTCATTGGCGATCGTTGGACGTTGTTAATCATTCGCGATATGTTGTTTTTCAACAAACAGCGATTCGAGGAGTTTTTAGAGTCGCCAGAAGGCATTTCGACGAATATCTTGACCAATCGTTTAAAGATGTTGGAAGAGTTCGGCCTGGTCGAAAAAAAACGCTACAGCAGCCATTCCCGCCGTATGAACTATTCCTTGACGGACTATGGTAGAAGTCTCAGACCTGTATTGAAAGCGATGTTGGCCTGGGGAACAAAGTACATTCCGGAAACTCAGACAATGCTTCCCGCTTCTACGGATCAGCCTATGTTGGATCAGATTGTGCCAAATGCTGGCGAGATTGTGGAAAAGTGAGCGAATCGCAGACAAGAAGCGAATCGCAGACAAGAAGCTAATCGGGTTGTATAAGCCGCTAGTTGGTCATCTATTGATCGGAACAGCTGGCTCTGCCCTGAATGGATCACTGCCACTGAGAATGACTTCAAGCAGGAATCTCAAAATTCCGCGCTGTGGCGTGCGCCTTCTCCCGATCGCCTTGTATCCTGTTCTATGGACAAATTTACCGATTAAAAACCCGTGCTTGACCTAAAGCTCCTGCGAGAAAATCCAGACCTCGTAACCCAAAAGTTGGCCCAGCGAGGGGGAAACTATGACATCCAGCCAATTCTAGACTTGGATCAGCAGCGTCGTGACCTAGAACAACAGCGATCGGCCCTCCAAGCACGGGGCAACGAAGTGGGTAAGCTCGTCGGCCAAAAGATGAAATCCGGCAGCAAGCCCGACGATCCAGAAATTTT
The Alkalinema sp. FACHB-956 DNA segment above includes these coding regions:
- a CDS encoding M23 family metallopeptidase codes for the protein MTQRPPMNPSPSCNGRTSLIRTIGFCLGSLSMLGSTVAQAQTSDPLKLLISEKAPTELAASGGDRAINPASTKPDDLPIELELPEPSPQVSLAPSSASPASPDMGAAPLPDEPAPVARETAPPVEIVPSPVETAPSQPNEAPYIAPDAIIFSERSSGCEQAVKWGKTAGSVCGGANVASGSQGAGRSTSGKAAIGAQGPATYAVATPETMSAAPVRLGPVSFGSAGVQFTPPSLKPYFNSAIKLSKLTPIRNLGLIFPLAIPAEITSIFGWRIHPITGDQRMHTGTDIGAPMGTPVLAALTGRVLLADLLGGYGLTVALEHNNGTQQTLYAHLSELFVKPGEVIQKGTVIGLVGSTGNSTGPHLHFELRQQTEDGSWVAQDAGQELEFAMASLVKSLQIAQQPQKIAQGQQPAVSTNLQPIQSNLPGPGSQPAKP
- the aat gene encoding leucyl/phenylalanyl-tRNA--protein transferase, with amino-acid sequence MELDVPSIVQAYAEGYFLMADDDHQLGWYVSRQRTLIPLDDRFRYPKSLRRALNQNRFEVAIDRAFMEVVEGCADRDTTWISEELKLVYYKLHQAGWAHSFETWQGDHLAGGILGIVIRGAFIGESMFYRIPEGSKVAMVKLVEHLRNRQFVLFDAQMTNPHLERFGSYIINDRQYQVLLNQALQQNCQFLDEPAPR
- the rseP gene encoding RIP metalloprotease RseP, which codes for MPIFQVILILALLIFVHELGHFLAARLQGIYANRFSIGFGPVLWKYQGKQTEYALRALPLGGFVGFPDDDPDSDIPPTDPNLLRNRPVFDRAIVISAGVIANLIFAYAVLVAQAGTVGIPTPIFKPGVLLPKVEQASVAEKAGLQAGDVVLAINGKPIPAASNSPDRLRQAIETSPNQELQLQVQRKQENLTIAITPELDQKKKVGRVGIGLFPMLEKVEIKKPRNPIESLTLAADEFNRITTQTIAGFGMLVSKFSQVADQVAGPVAIVRQGAQLAQDDPRRLFGFAALISINLAVINILPLPALDGGQLVFILFEALSGKPVPKRIEESFMQTGLVLLLGLGVFLIIRDTANWIQQ
- a CDS encoding cupin domain-containing protein, which codes for MTSSFDTHASHADTMTNPVQQLPDSAQTLQGENFSALLLDRWQSLEQATFDLKTRNFKVQGKLFLKELLGLTGAEISLNVMPPGGAVPFYHKHQQSEEIYLFIQGQGEFQVDGECFSVQSGSVVRVAPEGERCWRNTGTNTLVTIVVQVLQKSYESIHTIVDGVAIDKPVVWAD
- the nth gene encoding endonuclease III: MQAEATPPTRRTRLPAKKQRALEVLVRLKRLYLGATCSLDFENPLQLLVATMLAAQCTDERVNKVTPALFQRYPNAQAFAEADLDELESLVKSTGFYRNKAKNIRAACQMILEQFEGEVPRTMETLTRLPGVARKTANVVSAVGYGVNLGFTVDTHVTRLSNRLGFTKHQDAVKIERDLMKLFPQPEWENTSIHLIYHGRAICDARKPLCEACELADLCPSAGKVNRQKELAKRGK
- the rpsN gene encoding 30S ribosomal protein S14; translation: MAKKGMIEREKRREKLVAKYAEKRAALKAEFESIEDPMEKLEVHRKIQQLPRNSAKIRLHNRCWATGRPHAYYRDFGLSRHVLREMAHQGLLPGVVKSSW
- a CDS encoding helix-turn-helix domain-containing protein; the protein is MPPERRSACPIACALDLIGDRWTLLIIRDMLFFNKQRFEEFLESPEGISTNILTNRLKMLEEFGLVEKKRYSSHSRRMNYSLTDYGRSLRPVLKAMLAWGTKYIPETQTMLPASTDQPMLDQIVPNAGEIVEK